One Candidatus Woesearchaeota archaeon genomic region harbors:
- a CDS encoding NUDIX domain-containing protein has translation MEFLDIVDEKDKAIGRASKKEIYEKKLLHRIVHVLVFNNKGEMALQLRSRYASFCPLHWCTSAGGHVRSGESYEEAALRELKEEIGTAAKIDFAHKDIYTVSGNFKKFLATFKTEFNGSFRINPKEVDRVEFFSLDEVQKMVSSGEKFHPELLFLLRKYFNIS, from the coding sequence ATGGAATTTTTAGACATAGTCGATGAAAAGGACAAGGCCATAGGCAGAGCTTCTAAAAAAGAAATCTATGAAAAAAAGCTTCTTCACAGGATAGTTCATGTTCTCGTTTTCAACAATAAAGGCGAAATGGCTCTGCAGTTAAGAAGCAGATACGCATCTTTTTGCCCGCTGCATTGGTGCACAAGCGCAGGCGGCCATGTCAGATCAGGAGAAAGCTATGAAGAAGCAGCTTTAAGGGAGCTGAAAGAAGAAATCGGGACTGCGGCCAAGATTGATTTTGCGCACAAAGACATTTACACTGTTTCAGGCAATTTCAAAAAATTCCTAGCTACGTTTAAAACTGAGTTTAATGGATCATTCAGAATTAATCCTAAAGAGGTCGATAGGGTAGAATTTTTCAGTTTAGATGAAGTTCAAAAAATGGTAAGCAGCGGAGAGAAATTCCATCCGGAGCTTTTATTCTTGTTAAGAAAATATTTTAATATTAGTTGA